From Methanospirillum lacunae, one genomic window encodes:
- a CDS encoding thioredoxin family protein yields MAKPILIDFFAEWCGPCKRMGPIIEELKGMMGDKVEIKKLDVDQHMAEAQKYQISVVPTIIIEKDGLLVQKIQGVTDAETLASILKPLVE; encoded by the coding sequence ATGGCAAAACCGATCCTAATCGACTTTTTCGCTGAGTGGTGCGGACCGTGTAAAAGAATGGGCCCGATCATTGAGGAACTCAAAGGCATGATGGGTGACAAGGTGGAGATCAAGAAACTCGACGTTGATCAACACATGGCAGAAGCCCAGAAGTACCAGATATCTGTAGTTCCTACTATCATTATCGAAAAAGATGGTCTCCTGGTGCAGAAGATCCAGGGAGTTACCGATGCAGAGACCCTGGCATCTATACTGAAACCACTGGTGGAGTAA